One segment of Pseudoalteromonas rubra DNA contains the following:
- a CDS encoding type IV pilin protein, with protein MLKTSRMRGFTLIELLIAIAIVAILASVALPNYSEYVRESRRLDAQHLLLQTSATLERIYSRNGGYPNTATFQGLPAAEFYTFSYEARNKPQGANGDFRNMGYILRATPVADEGQNRDVCGVLTLDHLGNQGGNLNDCW; from the coding sequence ATGCTTAAGACCTCCAGAATGCGTGGATTTACTTTGATAGAGCTGCTGATCGCCATTGCGATCGTCGCCATCCTGGCCAGTGTGGCATTGCCAAACTACAGCGAGTATGTGCGTGAAAGCAGACGACTGGATGCACAACACTTGTTGTTGCAAACCAGTGCCACGTTGGAGCGTATCTATTCCCGCAATGGGGGTTACCCCAATACAGCAACATTTCAGGGTCTGCCTGCTGCTGAGTTCTACACGTTCAGCTACGAGGCGCGTAATAAGCCACAAGGTGCGAACGGTGATTTTCGCAATATGGGCTATATTTTAAGAGCGACACCAGTGGCTGATGAGGGCCAGAACAGAGACGTGTGTGGCGTGCTGACTTTAGACCATTTGGGCAATCAGGGAGGCAACCTGAATGACTGTTGGTAA
- a CDS encoding type IV pilus modification PilV family protein → MRVVKGFSLLEVMVSMVIAAIALLGLAAAQIKAIQFAQNSFNYTIALIHGQNAIERIWPDICHYQSVNTSLNPGTNPTAAGLYPNDPRFKLTLPDTFNLDMSVSVSWHDERMTDTGVDQISLHASFVNVCL, encoded by the coding sequence TTGCGCGTAGTAAAAGGTTTTTCATTGCTGGAAGTCATGGTGTCTATGGTCATCGCGGCCATTGCCTTGCTGGGGCTTGCTGCGGCGCAGATAAAAGCCATACAGTTTGCACAGAATAGCTTTAACTACACCATTGCCCTGATCCATGGACAGAATGCAATTGAACGTATCTGGCCGGATATTTGTCACTACCAAAGTGTCAATACCAGTCTGAATCCTGGTACGAATCCTACCGCGGCGGGATTGTACCCAAATGATCCGCGTTTCAAGCTGACGCTACCCGACACGTTTAACCTTGATATGAGTGTGTCAGTCAGCTGGCATGACGAACGTATGACTGATACGGGGGTGGATCAAATTTCCCTGCATGCCAGCTTTGTTAATGTTTGCTTATGA
- a CDS encoding PilW family protein — MRRLMNSRGFTLLELLIALSIGLFMLGGIAVAYSTIRSTIAVNQELAQAQEVIRYTSQLMTRSIKQTASTPQVRLNGSALEVTQVANTPACDGSVPAVTYTETFSLLDGYLLCDISSDNLPAQRLLRGVNALSFSINGLITSITVTPVGIPVQYAAGIQIDVAASQQVLATANW, encoded by the coding sequence ATGAGACGTCTGATGAACAGCCGCGGATTTACCCTGTTGGAGCTTTTGATAGCATTATCGATAGGGCTGTTTATGCTCGGTGGTATAGCAGTGGCCTATTCGACCATTCGCAGCACCATTGCTGTTAATCAGGAGTTGGCACAAGCGCAGGAAGTTATCCGCTACACCAGTCAGCTTATGACCCGAAGTATCAAACAAACAGCTTCTACGCCCCAGGTCAGACTCAATGGTAGCGCGTTAGAAGTTACGCAGGTAGCCAACACGCCGGCCTGTGATGGCAGTGTACCTGCAGTCACTTATACAGAAACTTTTTCTTTGCTTGATGGTTATTTGTTGTGTGATATCAGCTCGGATAACTTGCCTGCACAACGCTTATTGCGCGGTGTGAATGCTTTGAGCTTTTCAATCAACGGCTTGATCACGTCGATCACTGTAACGCCGGTGGGGATTCCTGTGCAGTATGCTGCGGGGATCCAAATAGACGTAGCTGCGAGCCAGCAAGTGCTCGCGACGGCTAATTGGTGA
- a CDS encoding pilus assembly FimT family protein — MTVGKHTQRGVTLIELLVVLAIIAILAMVAAPSLIGQIKQDRVNTTANELSSFYRFARSEAVKREVPVKLELENSDWVMKVVEQGQEVTLKRFTIDHNQVAVNLVDRTLRSSGELSAFSNILISDNDAATDDVRLCILHSGQSWLGKATDNCA, encoded by the coding sequence ATGACTGTTGGTAAACACACCCAGCGCGGCGTAACGCTCATTGAATTGTTGGTGGTGTTGGCGATTATTGCCATTCTGGCCATGGTTGCAGCACCTTCTTTGATTGGTCAGATTAAACAAGACCGGGTTAATACCACGGCAAATGAGTTAAGTAGTTTTTATCGCTTTGCGCGCAGTGAAGCGGTAAAGCGTGAAGTGCCGGTAAAGCTAGAGTTGGAAAACAGCGACTGGGTCATGAAGGTGGTTGAGCAAGGTCAGGAAGTGACCTTAAAGCGTTTTACGATTGATCATAACCAAGTAGCGGTGAACCTGGTCGACAGAACATTACGTTCAAGTGGTGAGTTGAGTGCATTTAGTAACATACTGATTTCAGATAACGATGCGGCAACGGATGATGTACGTTTGTGCATTCTACATAGTGGGCAAAGTTGGTTGGGTAAGGCGACAGATAATTGCGCGTAG